In Symmachiella dynata, the following are encoded in one genomic region:
- a CDS encoding 3-deoxy-D-manno-octulosonic acid transferase — MPGWLLNHLKSWSLNLTYLTMLVIISPIVLWRMLTQGKYCVGWNERLLGCVPQPKDNKPCLWLHAVSVGEVMQLRPVVAALRSQHPDYHFVITTTTVTGRDVADKSFPDDTVCYFPFDFTWSVRRAFRRLRPVAVVLVELEIWPNLILETDRINVPVILINGRLSANSFRGYTRFCYLVRGLLESVHTFAIQNEIYAQRMRALGAPPERVHVTGSIKFDAVETDRYNPQTTEIRRAFAIADDAPVFIAGSTQSPEEDYALAAYREIRKSVPQLRLILVPRHKERFEEVARLVQSQGFALTRRSTVTSGDSTGGDSANVSPVLLLDTLGELSACWGLADIAFVGGSLTKRGGQNMIEPAGYGAAVLFGPNTRNFRDVVEILLKNDAAAVVHNAEELTTRVQALLQSRSTRLEMGRRAQQLVLAQQGATTRTVALISQVLPKTASCEARSGKRAA, encoded by the coding sequence GTGCCAGGTTGGCTGCTGAATCATCTGAAAAGTTGGTCGCTGAATCTCACGTATTTGACGATGCTGGTTATCATCTCGCCCATCGTCCTGTGGCGAATGCTGACTCAAGGCAAATACTGCGTCGGCTGGAATGAACGCTTGTTGGGCTGCGTGCCCCAACCCAAGGACAACAAGCCCTGTCTGTGGCTGCACGCCGTCAGTGTGGGCGAAGTCATGCAGCTCCGACCGGTCGTCGCCGCTCTGCGCAGCCAACATCCCGACTACCATTTCGTGATCACCACAACCACGGTCACCGGCCGCGACGTCGCCGACAAGTCATTCCCCGACGATACCGTCTGCTACTTTCCATTCGACTTCACTTGGTCCGTCCGACGGGCCTTCCGTCGACTCCGCCCTGTGGCTGTGGTGTTGGTCGAATTGGAAATCTGGCCGAATTTGATCCTGGAAACGGATCGCATCAATGTCCCGGTGATTTTGATCAACGGCCGCTTGAGCGCCAACAGTTTCCGCGGTTATACCCGCTTTTGTTACCTCGTACGCGGACTACTGGAAAGCGTGCACACATTTGCGATCCAAAACGAAATCTATGCCCAGCGGATGCGCGCACTCGGTGCGCCACCCGAACGCGTGCACGTGACTGGCTCCATTAAATTCGATGCCGTCGAAACCGACCGCTACAATCCCCAAACCACCGAAATCCGCCGCGCCTTTGCGATTGCCGACGACGCACCGGTGTTTATCGCCGGAAGCACCCAATCGCCCGAAGAAGATTATGCCTTGGCAGCCTACCGGGAAATTCGCAAGAGCGTCCCCCAGCTGCGACTGATCCTGGTTCCACGACACAAGGAACGATTCGAAGAGGTCGCCCGCTTGGTCCAATCGCAAGGCTTCGCGTTGACTCGCCGCAGTACTGTAACCAGTGGCGATTCGACTGGCGGCGATTCCGCCAACGTTTCTCCGGTACTTTTATTAGACACCCTGGGCGAGCTTTCCGCCTGTTGGGGCTTGGCCGATATTGCATTCGTCGGCGGCAGCCTGACCAAACGGGGCGGGCAAAACATGATCGAACCGGCCGGTTATGGAGCAGCGGTCCTGTTCGGCCCCAACACACGCAATTTCCGTGATGTTGTGGAGATATTGCTGAAAAACGACGCCGCTGCCGTTGTCCACAATGCCGAAGAATTGACGACGCGCGTCCAGGCGCTGCTGCAATCCCGTTCCACGCGACTGGAGATGGGTCGCCGCGCTCAACAATTGGTCTTAGCCCAACAGGGAGCCACCACCCGAACCGTCGCTTTGATATCCCAGGTCTTGCCGAAAACGGCATCCTGCGAAGCCCGATCCGGCAAGCGGGCGGCTTAA
- the secA gene encoding preprotein translocase subunit SecA, with the protein MEFLDKIGESVSSFIGWFLGLYTRLFGSSNDRQMRRLGFDRRGEETTIVPGSLLDTINKLEPEVQKLTDEQLKQTAVDFRARLATGETLDDLLPEMFARVREVGVRILKMRHYDVQMIGGYVLHKGNIAEMVTGEGKTLVATLAVSLNAVAGHVHVITVNDYLALRDMEWMAPLYQGLGLTVSAIQGGMDPHERQPAYACDITYGTNNEFGFDYLRDNMKPTKSLQVQGPLQFAVIDEVDNILIDEARTPLIISGPAYDDVTKYAKANRIAAQLKKGEHFEVKEKEHSAHLTDEGVRKAEELAGVESFYTTGNMEWPHLIDNALKAHFLYKRDTNYVVQEDEVVIVDEFTGRLMPGRNWSDGLHQAVEAKEGVKIKEENQTLATITLQNFFKLYDKLGGMTGTAMTEAGEFWKIYKLDVVAIPTNRPMQRINSPDMIYRTDQEKYHAIGEEIREVHKTGRPILVGTTSIEKSELLSRQLSKYGVKHEVLNAKQHGREADIIAQAGRLGGVTIATNMAGRGTDIILGGNPEAMAWEVLKHKYESRLDVPKAEFEEVANEIAQREGMADEGKKVSELGGLHVIGTERHEARRIDLQLRGRSGRQGDRGSSRFFLSLEDDLMRIFAGDWVKDILTRLGMQEGEAIESRMVSKRVEGAQKKREEYNFEVRKNLLEYDEVMDEQRKRVYGYRQHILDGGNCRELIMEMVADQVRSMTAEILDPAYGHQTAVVWAGQELGVDLDFRDVKQMNLDDFESYVTDQAQRQSEVLIQDQIEENLPDDAEDKREWNWLTISKWANARYGLNTNDRELRKVGRDDLFEYLLKRAHEAIDRFDLKPLKDFLSEDWSQRSLAGWLEHRFSLRMDPETFKDIEIPDAIDLILEKLETLYHEKEINFPVTLGINKFLAGRGSNDRPDREGLISWANERFESKLDFEDIKSKSRDEVVEVLNTASRGFYRNGELLEEADEILKEAYGDDDDAPDHPPENIQPLEKLSQWTQEKLHAELDPTQLQALPRSDARRDVQGKIDERYRPELSQAERALILEVLDTAWKDHLYYMDHLRSGIGLQSYAQKDPKVEYKKQGMRAFETMWTSVADRVTDAIFRLEEANPEFLGSLWKVSSTVHESAPTPEADNSPGQNAGSEQTAIEPIRNHGKRVGRNEPCPCGSGKKFKNCCMHK; encoded by the coding sequence TCATTGGATGGTTTCTGGGTTTATATACCCGGCTATTTGGTTCCTCCAACGATCGACAAATGCGTCGACTCGGCTTTGACCGCCGGGGCGAGGAAACCACGATCGTCCCTGGTTCCTTGCTGGACACGATCAACAAACTGGAACCGGAAGTCCAGAAACTAACCGACGAACAACTCAAGCAAACGGCGGTCGATTTCCGCGCTCGGCTGGCAACGGGAGAAACGCTCGATGACCTGTTACCCGAGATGTTTGCCCGCGTCCGCGAGGTGGGCGTCCGCATCCTGAAGATGCGGCACTACGACGTCCAGATGATCGGCGGTTACGTCCTGCACAAGGGCAACATTGCCGAAATGGTCACCGGTGAAGGAAAAACGCTTGTGGCCACGTTGGCGGTTTCGCTCAACGCGGTCGCCGGCCACGTCCACGTGATCACCGTCAACGATTACTTGGCGCTGCGCGACATGGAATGGATGGCGCCGCTGTACCAAGGACTCGGACTGACCGTCAGCGCCATTCAAGGGGGCATGGACCCGCACGAACGGCAACCCGCTTATGCCTGTGACATCACCTACGGAACCAATAACGAATTCGGTTTCGACTATCTCCGCGATAACATGAAACCGACGAAAAGTCTGCAGGTGCAAGGCCCGCTGCAATTCGCCGTGATCGACGAAGTCGACAACATTTTGATCGACGAAGCCCGGACGCCATTGATCATCTCCGGCCCGGCTTATGACGACGTCACCAAATACGCCAAAGCCAACCGCATCGCCGCTCAATTGAAAAAGGGTGAGCACTTCGAGGTCAAGGAAAAGGAACACTCGGCGCATCTAACCGACGAAGGTGTTCGCAAGGCCGAAGAATTGGCTGGTGTCGAAAGCTTTTACACGACCGGCAACATGGAATGGCCGCACTTGATCGACAACGCGCTCAAGGCGCACTTCCTGTACAAACGAGACACCAATTACGTGGTGCAGGAAGACGAAGTGGTCATCGTCGACGAGTTCACCGGGCGCCTGATGCCGGGACGGAACTGGAGCGACGGGCTGCACCAAGCGGTCGAAGCCAAAGAAGGGGTGAAGATCAAGGAAGAAAACCAGACCCTGGCCACGATCACGCTGCAAAACTTTTTCAAACTGTACGACAAACTCGGCGGCATGACCGGAACGGCCATGACCGAAGCGGGCGAATTCTGGAAAATTTATAAGTTAGACGTCGTGGCGATTCCGACGAACCGCCCCATGCAGCGAATCAATTCGCCCGATATGATCTACCGCACCGACCAGGAAAAATACCACGCCATCGGCGAGGAAATCCGCGAAGTGCACAAGACGGGACGACCGATTCTGGTCGGGACGACCTCGATCGAGAAGTCCGAACTCCTCAGCCGGCAACTCAGCAAATATGGCGTGAAACACGAAGTCCTCAACGCCAAACAACACGGTCGCGAAGCGGACATCATCGCCCAAGCGGGCCGTCTGGGCGGCGTGACGATCGCCACCAACATGGCCGGTCGTGGTACAGACATCATCCTGGGAGGCAATCCCGAAGCGATGGCTTGGGAGGTGCTCAAGCACAAATATGAGTCACGACTGGATGTTCCGAAAGCGGAATTTGAAGAGGTCGCCAATGAGATCGCCCAGCGCGAAGGCATGGCCGATGAAGGCAAAAAGGTCTCCGAACTCGGCGGCCTGCACGTGATCGGCACCGAACGCCACGAAGCTCGGCGGATTGACCTGCAGTTACGCGGACGGAGCGGTCGTCAAGGAGATCGTGGGTCGAGCCGCTTCTTCCTCTCGTTGGAAGACGACCTGATGCGGATCTTCGCCGGCGATTGGGTCAAGGACATTTTAACCCGCTTAGGGATGCAAGAAGGCGAAGCCATCGAAAGCCGCATGGTCAGCAAGCGGGTCGAAGGTGCTCAGAAAAAACGCGAAGAATACAACTTCGAAGTTCGCAAAAACTTGCTCGAATATGACGAAGTCATGGACGAGCAACGCAAACGCGTCTACGGATATCGTCAACATATCCTCGACGGTGGGAATTGCCGCGAACTGATCATGGAGATGGTCGCCGACCAAGTCCGCAGCATGACGGCGGAAATCCTCGACCCCGCCTACGGACACCAAACCGCAGTGGTCTGGGCCGGTCAGGAGTTGGGCGTCGATCTCGACTTCCGCGACGTCAAACAGATGAATTTGGACGATTTCGAAAGCTACGTGACCGATCAAGCTCAACGGCAATCGGAAGTCCTCATTCAAGATCAAATCGAAGAGAACCTGCCCGACGATGCCGAAGACAAACGGGAATGGAACTGGCTGACAATTTCCAAATGGGCCAATGCCCGCTATGGATTGAACACCAACGACCGCGAATTGCGCAAGGTCGGCCGCGATGACCTGTTTGAGTACCTGCTCAAACGGGCGCATGAGGCCATCGATCGATTTGACCTCAAACCGCTCAAGGATTTCCTCTCCGAGGATTGGAGCCAACGCTCGCTGGCAGGCTGGCTGGAACATCGCTTCAGCCTGCGTATGGATCCCGAAACGTTCAAAGACATCGAGATTCCCGACGCAATCGACCTGATCCTGGAAAAACTCGAAACGCTCTACCACGAAAAGGAAATCAACTTCCCGGTCACCCTGGGAATCAACAAATTCCTCGCCGGTCGCGGATCGAACGACCGTCCCGACCGCGAAGGCCTAATCAGTTGGGCCAATGAACGCTTCGAGTCGAAACTCGACTTTGAAGACATCAAGAGCAAATCCCGCGACGAAGTCGTCGAGGTCCTCAACACCGCCAGCCGCGGGTTTTATCGCAACGGTGAATTGCTGGAAGAAGCGGACGAAATCCTCAAGGAAGCGTACGGCGACGACGACGATGCTCCCGATCATCCGCCGGAAAATATCCAACCACTGGAGAAACTCTCCCAGTGGACGCAGGAAAAACTGCATGCCGAACTCGATCCCACGCAACTGCAGGCACTGCCGCGCAGCGACGCTCGCCGGGATGTACAGGGCAAAATCGACGAGCGTTATCGCCCCGAACTCAGCCAAGCCGAACGGGCGCTGATTCTGGAAGTGCTCGATACCGCTTGGAAGGACCACCTGTACTACATGGACCACTTGCGGTCGGGCATTGGACTGCAAAGTTATGCCCAGAAGGACCCCAAGGTCGAGTACAAAAAACAAGGCATGCGGGCCTTTGAAACTATGTGGACCAGCGTCGCTGACCGCGTGACGGATGCGATCTTTCGGTTGGAAGAAGCGAATCCGGAATTCCTCGGCTCACTGTGGAAGGTCTCTTCGACCGTTCATGAATCAGCCCCCACACCGGAGGCGGACAACAGTCCCGGCCAAAATGCCGGTTCAGAACAAACAGCCATCGAACCGATTCGCAACCACGGAAAACGGGTCGGACGCAACGAACCCTGCCCCTGCGGCAGCGGCAAAAAATTCAAAAACTGTTGCATGCACAAATAA